Proteins encoded together in one Mus pahari chromosome 9, PAHARI_EIJ_v1.1, whole genome shotgun sequence window:
- the LOC110326400 gene encoding olfactory receptor 6C2-like — protein sequence MRNHTAITTFILLGLTDDPKLQVLIFLFLFLTYILSVTGNLTIITLTLLDPHLKTPMYFFLRNFSFLEVSFTTVCIPRFLYMMATGDNTVTYNACATQLFFVVLFGATEFFLLAAMSYDRYVAICKPLHYTTIMNNRVCTVLVLSCWFAGLLIILPPLGLGLQLEFCDSNMIDHFGCDASPILQITCSDTAFIEKIVLAFAILTLIITLVCVVLSYTYIIKTILKFPSAQQRKKAFSTCSSHMIVVSITYGSCIFIYIKPSAKEGVAINKVVSVLTTSVAPLLNPFIYTLRNKQVKEAFKDTVKRIVFLTKK from the coding sequence ATGAGAAATCATACAGCAATAACAACATTCATCCTGCTGGGGCTGACAGATGATCCAAAACTACAGGttctaatttttctatttttgtttctcacCTACATATTGAGTGTGACGGGGAACCTCACCATTATCACTCTGACACTTTTGGATCCCCATCTTAAAACGCCCATGTACTTCTTTCTCAGAAACTTCTCTTTCTTAGAAGTCTCATTCACCACTGTATGTATTCCCAGATTCCTGTACATGATGGCTACAGGAGATAACACCGTTACTTACAATGCTTGTGCCACTCAATTGTTTTTCGTTGTCCTCTTTGGAGCAACAGAATTTTTCCTCCTGGCCGCCATGTCCTACGATCGCTACGTAGCCATCTGCAAACCCTTGCACTACACCACCATCATGAACAACCGAGTGTGCACAGTTCTAGTCCTCTCCTGTTGGTTTGCTGGCCTGTTGATCATCCTCCCACCTCTTGGCCTAGGCCTCCAGCTGGAGTTCTGTGACTCCAATATGATAGATCATTTTGGCTGTGATGCCTCTCCCATTCTACAGATAACCTGCTCAGACACGGCCTTTATAGAGAAAATTGTCTTGGCTTTTGCCATACTGACACTCATTATTACTCTGGTGTGTGTTGTTCTCTCCTACACATACATTATCAAGACCATTTTAAAGTTTCCTTCTGCCCAACAGAGGAAAAAAGCCTTCTCTACCTGTTCTTCCCACATGATTGTGGTTTCCATCACCTATGGCAGCTGCATCTTCATCTACATCAAGCCTTCAGCAAAGGAAGGGGTGGCCATCAATAAGGTTGTGTCTGTGCTCACAACATCAGTCGCGCCTTTGCTCAACCCATTCATCTATACACTGcgaaacaagcaagtgaaagaggcCTTCAAAGACACTGTAAAACGAATCGTCTTTCTCACTAAGAAGTAA